DNA sequence from the Cetobacterium somerae ATCC BAA-474 genome:
CTTGATTTTTTAGCAATGCTGTCTCTTTTTTTAAATCTTCATATTGTTGAATGAATGGTGCACCTTTTACTTTAGCTGCACTTTCACTTAAATATATTGACTCAATTGGGTTAGTCACCCACTTTTTAGGTTTTCCTAAAATACTTTTTACCTTTTCTGTTGTTGATGTCTTTATAGCCAAACTATTTTTATCAAATTGTGCTTCATGCCACTGAACTGTTTTAAAAGGAGCTCTCTCTCCCTCTGTCTTCATTATACTATTATAGACCTCTGTTTTACCTAAAACACTTTGTGAATCTGACCCCATGTAAATAATTGTACAAAATATAAGTATAATTGTTGCTAGTAATATTGCCCAGTAATCCTCAAATTTAAATAAATCTAGTATTGTTTCCTTTAAACTTTTTTTGTTCTCTTTTACAGCTTCCATTTTTACCCCCTAGGTTTTTTTTAATGTGCTCTTGTTGAACTGATATTCAAAGTCCCAAACATGACTAATGGGAACCCTTTTGGGGTCCCCATTAATCAGACTATATTTTTTTGATTTTAAAAACTAAATTTTAGTGACCTCCACCGTAGTTAAAAGGTTTTTCTAATGTATATGTCTCTCCTGGACTTGGGTGTTGAGAGATTGGCTTAACGTTGATATTAGCTCTATACTCTGTTTCTGCCCAAAGGATTCTTTGTGCTACTTGTGCTTCTGGATTTAACTCTACTCCATCAAGTATCATCTCTTTAAACTTCTGATATCCAGCTCTGTCAATTAAGTGACCTCCATGAATATACATAGGCTTATGATGTAATACATTAGCAGAGAACTTCTGCCAGTTTCCTATAACTTGAAGAATTACATCCTCTGTTACCCAGTTTAAGAACATTTTACCCATTCTTGGATATTGCTTTCCTGTTCTTCCACCTATTGTCATTCTATATAATTTTTGCTCTGGTCTTACCCATGCAGATGATGGACATGCCTCAACACACTCTCCACATCCTACACAACAGCAAGAATCCTTCACAATTCTATGATTTTCTAACTTTAAAACTCTTGTAGCAGCGTGATCACAAACCTTAACACATCTTCCACATCCAATACATCTATCTTTTAAATAGATTGGCTTAGTTACACCCATAATTCCAAAATCATTAAAGTGTGCTTTAGCACAGTCATTTGGACATCCAGCTATAGCCATTTTTATATGATAGTGACTTGGGAAAATTTTCTTCTCAAGTTTTCTAGCTAATTCCCAAGTATTGATATTAGCTTTTACACAGTGAGAGTTTCCGATACATGCCATGATGTTTCTAGCTCCGATAGTAGGATATCCAGCTTTGTTAACTTCCATCTCAGCTCCACACATCTCTACATCTACTTCTTTAATATATTCCTCTAAGTAAGCATTTACTGCGTCTACATTTTCGAATTTTATTCCAGGAGCGTTAAGAGTTTGTCTCATACCCATGTGGAATGTTCCATCTCCCCATCTCTCTGCAATCTCTTGTATTACTTTTAAATATTTAGCTTCAATTAATCCACCTGGAACACGAAGTTGGATCATGAACTCTCCAGGTACTTTTGATTGACGAAAGCAGTTTAATTTTAGTTTAG
Encoded proteins:
- the asrC gene encoding sulfite reductase subunit C, coding for MNHDINITKLKLNCFRQSKVPGEFMIQLRVPGGLIEAKYLKVIQEIAERWGDGTFHMGMRQTLNAPGIKFENVDAVNAYLEEYIKEVDVEMCGAEMEVNKAGYPTIGARNIMACIGNSHCVKANINTWELARKLEKKIFPSHYHIKMAIAGCPNDCAKAHFNDFGIMGVTKPIYLKDRCIGCGRCVKVCDHAATRVLKLENHRIVKDSCCCVGCGECVEACPSSAWVRPEQKLYRMTIGGRTGKQYPRMGKMFLNWVTEDVILQVIGNWQKFSANVLHHKPMYIHGGHLIDRAGYQKFKEMILDGVELNPEAQVAQRILWAETEYRANINVKPISQHPSPGETYTLEKPFNYGGGH